One window of the Pristiophorus japonicus isolate sPriJap1 chromosome 23, sPriJap1.hap1, whole genome shotgun sequence genome contains the following:
- the LOC139235645 gene encoding U7 snRNA-associated Sm-like protein LSm10 — MSVSHSIKERTVAENSLIIPLQGLHGHITTVELRDESSVTWLVDNVDAFTNVRLSEVTYTDRWGKVSHLDNFFVTGSNVRYVHIADEINIIQSQLQKIHRVRNFGGKDRGRKEFPSRK, encoded by the coding sequence ATGTCGGTGAGCCACTCCATTAAAGAGCGGACGGTTGCAGAGAACAGCCTCATCATTCCTCTCCAGGGATTGCACGGCCACATCACCACCGTGGAGCTGAGAGACGAGAGCTCGGTGACGTGGCTTGTCGATAATGTTGACGCATTCACGAATGTCCGGCTTTCTGAGGTGACGTACACTGATCGGTGGGGCAAAGTCTCGCACCTGGACAACTTCTTTGTGACTGGCAGCAATGTACGTTATGTTCACATCGCAGATGAGATCAACATCATCCAGAGCCAACTGCAGAAAATCCACCGAGTGCGTAACTTCGGGGGGAAAGATCGAGGGAGAAAAGAATTCCCATCGAGAAAATAA